From the Spirochaetaceae bacterium genome, the window GTGCGCGCCCCGGAGTGGGGCCTCGGCGCCACCGAGAGCGGGCGCGGCATGGCGTTCGCCGACCTGGACAACGACGGCGACCTGGACGTGGTGGTGAACAACCTGGAGGCGCCGGCCGTGCTGTTCGAGAATCGCCTGTGCGGCGGCAGCGCCGTGGAGGTGGACCTGCGCTGGCCCGGCTCCCCCAACCCGCGCGCCGTCGGCGCCACCGTCCGGCTCGCTGCCGGCGCCGCCACCTCCCTGCGCACCGTGCAGTCCGGCAGCGGCTACCTGTCCAGCTCCCCCGCCCGCCTCCACTTCGGCCTGCCCGCCGCCGCCGCGTCCGGGCCGCTCACCCTCACCGTCACTTGGCCCGACGGCGCCGTCACCCGCACCCCCGCCATCCGCCCCCACACCCTGGTCACCATCCAACGCTGACTCACCACCCTGAACCACGCGATGCCGGTGTGGACGAAACCAGCCGAAATGGGCTACATTGTGGCTCGGGTAGGAGGGACGATGAACACCGTGATACGCGCCCGCATTGATGAGCGCGTCAAGGAGGAGGCCGCGGCTGTGCTGGAGGCGGTAGGACTGACGGTGTCTGACGCGTTCCGGCTGCTGATGGTGCGCACCGCGGCGGAGAAGCGGCTTCCGTTCGAACCGCTGGTACCGAGCGAGGAAACGGTGGCGGCCATGCTCGCAGCCCGCCGCGCTGACTTGGTCGCCGTCGGCCGCCCTGATGAGGGTCAAGACCATCTTCGCGCCGCACTGAGCGATCTCGATGAGGCGGTCACGGACGCTGCGGAGGAGGGACTTCCGAGGCCGACCGGCGACGCGATTCAGAGTGCAAGACGACTGTTGACGCAGATGTACGCGATTGCTCCACAACGCTTCGAGGTCTATCCGACCGCAGATGGCGAAATCGCCCTGGATCTGCCCAATGAGCGCGGCTCAGTCATTCTCCTGTGTGATTCGCAAGGCGGTGCATTGTGCCTGGTGAATGTCAACGGCGTTCAGCGCCGCGCACGGTATTCGACCGCGACAAATCTGCCCGACGGATTCGTGCGTGAAGCCTTGATCGAGTTGGGCTCCTAGTAGGTCCGGCTCGCATCGATGCCGATTCCCCCGGAGGTGGACCGTAAGGAGAGGCTCGGGCGTGGCGTGTTCTCCAATAGTGCGGCACGTCGTGCCCCAAGAAGGATTACGCTGAACGTGTTTCCTGAGCGTCCGACGGTGGTGGAACTGTCGGTCGACCGACTGGACCTTGCACCGCCGCATGAAGCGGTTACGATCGCCGAGCAGGTCGGACACGGGCGCGGCAAGCCATTCTTCGGTTGGGCAGTTGTTGAGACTCGGCTGGCGAGGACGAACGGACGACGAGTGGTGAGTTCGCCGCTGCCAGGCGAGAACCCCTACCATGCAGACATTCTCCTTCCCGATACTGCGGCTGAAGATCGCGAAGAACAGAAGCAGCATGCCCAGGAACTGGCCGATGCCGCCACTTGGTTGGACCGTTCTGCCCATGCTTCCCAAGAACTACCCACGAGATAGGAGTGTGATGATGGCGACGCGCATGCCGACGATAGACTCGCAGGTTCATGCTTACGAGCGGGACCGTCCGGAGCGGCCGTGGCAGGGGACGCTGGCGGGTCCCGGCGAGGTGACCGGCGACGACATGGTGGCCGCGATGGACGCGGTGGGCGTGGACGGGGCGCTGCTGGTCTCGCCCTATTCGATGTACCGCTACGATGCCAGCTAT encodes:
- a CDS encoding type II toxin-antitoxin system RelB/DinJ family antitoxin; the encoded protein is MNTVIRARIDERVKEEAAAVLEAVGLTVSDAFRLLMVRTAAEKRLPFEPLVPSEETVAAMLAARRADLVAVGRPDEGQDHLRAALSDLDEAVTDAAEEGLPRPTGDAIQSARRLLTQMYAIAPQRFEVYPTADGEIALDLPNERGSVILLCDSQGGALCLVNVNGVQRRARYSTATNLPDGFVREALIELGS